In Hwangdonia lutea, a single window of DNA contains:
- a CDS encoding LamG-like jellyroll fold domain-containing protein, giving the protein MKTKLLLSLLLVWICLTLGYGQTNAPSIQSGVTFQWSDVQTAANHSATIQSVTVNGIVYLNFGLPTGYELTQLGPDGHNRNRILNNGTSVETTSSSATWGSSALTAFQDLNLNHYFNSNRNGANICDNYTSESTTTAQRQTLTYGTGILATSSGVIAVTERNANNCLHLELFGIPAGGGPVQSLGETFINETSTQFGFGGTGTGGPNGLGTPGALNPPNTNSDYWLSDRVVENKGTLGIALFYLDDIAPNGSLITKAQLTASTRDHADGKLFIFTLDDQDEDGYSDVDDLDDDNDGIKDTDESGGIDPSADADTDGIPNYKDADFCTLNAHGVCANLDADSDGIPNHLDLDSDNDGITDVKESGGIDLNNDGMADGSIGITPTTNGIPSSAGTGTTPINTDGDVNGSGNRYLIYDFLDIDSDNDGIPDNIEAQPTVGYVAPSGTYSSSGIDVSYGLGIMVEDTDGDGIPDYIDSDSDNDGIADLSENGLPVPSTDQDKDADGLINPFETTNIDDPVWDVNEDIEDPTDLSILPDADGDLNSGGDLDYRDMFSTNPPSIASIDFDGIDDYLSRASFINGLATVTIMAWVKSDTGNATNMVIAGEDSGCKLWLEKGNIPKFTVKTAGNSEASVSCTAINFNEWHHITGIYNSTSGAITIYVDGTLLSSGNVGSTGAVIENTVNSNGNFEVGRRSSNLSNKLYFKGDIDEVRVFNTSLTSEQVQKMVYQEIEENTVTNNVKGVIAKKDIEDTSTGAKVPWANLIAYYPMTDIKMGTTSDYSSNNEKLYLNYINTVQDQTAPMPYQTASNGAWTSQSTWLHGDVWDIENIANNKDWSIVKIGSDVSACHPIKTVGLVVDSGHSLNVQSDNLVENSWYLELNGTLNLEDDSQLIQTEHSDLVTSAVGKILRRQEGTSSMYRYNYWASPVGAIGLTALSNNNATTNNPNNTAYTLNSLKDEMGINFSFTSSHHEMGKISTYWLYTYINGLTYWDWAVLDTNTPIEPGVGYTQKGTGNAGLEQQYTFEGKPNNGTILINVTDKGGPGSEPSVSKTEYLLGNPYPSALDIHKFIDDNAGVIDGTLQLWQQWAGDSHQLRDYEGGYAQVNKTGSIRAYQFVGIEGANNGSQDGTITPSRYLPVGQGFITEIVGNGHVEFNNSQRVFIKEADADGTYNNGSSFFRNGNDKTKNKNVSAKNNEQNEFKKMRLELNAVSGPATRRELLLGFSNETTDGFDYGYEAECTDSNNNDLNLNFEGKNMNIQAYSDITNEKVVALNFKSSDTNTFEIKMTETENIDETQEIYLRDNLTGTYFDLTENQPYSFTSEQGKFNKRFEIVFQSEQKSLSIEESKHHENFVYFQNKTNTLFAKKLSAAVNNLAVISMKGQTVFELQNVTQTTLNNGLKLVNMATGTYIVCLRTEDHQVITKKIIIH; this is encoded by the coding sequence ATGAAAACAAAATTACTTTTAAGCTTACTATTGGTATGGATTTGTTTAACCCTAGGGTATGGACAAACAAATGCACCGAGCATTCAATCTGGAGTTACATTTCAATGGAGCGATGTTCAAACTGCCGCTAATCATTCGGCTACAATTCAAAGTGTTACTGTAAATGGTATTGTTTATTTAAATTTTGGATTGCCAACGGGTTACGAGTTAACTCAGCTTGGTCCAGATGGCCACAACAGAAATCGTATTCTTAACAACGGTACAAGTGTCGAGACCACCAGTAGTAGTGCCACTTGGGGAAGTTCGGCACTAACAGCTTTTCAGGATTTAAATCTTAATCATTATTTCAATTCCAACAGAAACGGGGCTAATATATGTGATAACTATACAAGCGAATCTACAACCACAGCGCAAAGGCAAACCCTTACTTACGGAACGGGTATTCTAGCAACTTCAAGTGGTGTAATTGCGGTTACAGAGCGCAATGCAAATAACTGTCTACACTTAGAGCTGTTCGGTATACCTGCTGGAGGCGGTCCGGTACAATCGTTGGGAGAAACCTTTATAAACGAAACTTCAACGCAATTTGGTTTTGGTGGTACGGGAACGGGCGGACCAAATGGATTGGGAACCCCGGGAGCCTTAAATCCTCCAAACACAAACTCAGATTACTGGTTGAGTGATCGTGTTGTTGAAAACAAAGGCACACTAGGTATCGCATTGTTTTATTTAGATGATATTGCGCCAAACGGATCGCTCATAACCAAAGCACAATTAACAGCGTCTACAAGAGATCATGCTGATGGAAAATTATTCATTTTCACCCTTGATGACCAAGATGAAGATGGATATAGCGATGTAGATGATTTAGATGATGATAACGACGGCATTAAAGATACTGACGAGTCTGGAGGGATTGATCCTTCCGCAGATGCCGATACTGATGGTATTCCAAATTATAAAGATGCCGATTTTTGCACTTTAAATGCCCACGGTGTATGTGCAAATTTAGATGCCGATTCTGACGGCATTCCAAATCACTTAGACTTAGATAGCGATAACGACGGCATTACAGATGTGAAGGAATCCGGAGGCATCGATTTAAATAACGACGGAATGGCTGATGGCTCTATTGGGATAACACCAACAACAAACGGTATTCCTAGTTCAGCCGGCACCGGAACTACACCTATTAATACTGATGGCGATGTTAATGGTTCAGGTAATCGTTATTTAATTTATGATTTTTTAGATATTGATTCAGACAATGATGGCATTCCAGATAATATAGAAGCACAACCCACCGTTGGCTATGTGGCACCAAGTGGCACTTATTCTAGCTCGGGAATTGATGTTAGTTATGGTTTAGGCATTATGGTTGAAGATACCGATGGCGACGGCATCCCAGATTATATAGATTCAGACTCTGATAATGATGGAATAGCAGATCTGTCAGAAAACGGTTTGCCAGTTCCATCGACCGATCAAGATAAAGATGCCGATGGTTTAATAAATCCCTTTGAAACCACAAACATTGATGACCCTGTTTGGGATGTAAATGAAGACATAGAAGACCCAACCGATTTATCCATATTACCAGATGCGGATGGTGATTTGAATTCTGGTGGCGATTTAGATTATCGGGATATGTTCAGTACCAATCCACCTAGTATAGCGTCCATAGACTTTGATGGCATTGATGATTATTTATCAAGAGCATCCTTTATAAATGGTTTAGCTACGGTTACAATAATGGCTTGGGTAAAATCAGATACTGGCAATGCAACCAACATGGTAATTGCAGGCGAAGACTCAGGCTGTAAACTTTGGCTCGAAAAGGGTAACATCCCTAAATTTACGGTAAAAACGGCTGGCAATTCAGAAGCTTCAGTAAGTTGTACCGCTATTAATTTTAATGAATGGCATCATATTACAGGAATTTATAATAGTACATCCGGCGCCATTACCATTTATGTGGATGGCACATTATTAAGCTCTGGCAATGTAGGAAGTACGGGGGCAGTTATTGAAAATACAGTCAATTCCAATGGAAATTTTGAAGTTGGTCGACGCTCAAGCAACCTAAGCAATAAGCTATACTTTAAAGGTGATATTGACGAAGTACGAGTGTTCAACACGTCATTAACAAGCGAGCAAGTACAAAAAATGGTGTATCAAGAAATTGAAGAAAACACAGTAACCAATAATGTAAAAGGTGTCATTGCTAAAAAGGATATTGAAGACACCTCTACTGGAGCAAAAGTACCATGGGCAAACTTAATAGCCTATTACCCAATGACGGATATTAAAATGGGTACAACCTCGGATTATTCCAGCAATAATGAAAAACTTTATTTAAATTATATCAATACCGTTCAAGACCAAACCGCGCCCATGCCTTATCAAACAGCATCTAATGGTGCATGGACCTCGCAATCTACATGGTTGCATGGCGATGTATGGGATATAGAAAATATAGCAAACAATAAAGATTGGAGTATTGTAAAAATTGGTAGCGATGTATCAGCTTGTCATCCAATAAAAACGGTTGGACTAGTTGTTGATTCGGGACATTCATTAAATGTTCAAAGTGATAATTTAGTAGAAAACTCTTGGTATTTAGAGTTAAACGGAACCCTTAATTTAGAAGACGATTCGCAATTAATTCAAACCGAACACAGCGATTTAGTAACCTCGGCCGTAGGCAAAATTTTAAGAAGACAAGAAGGCACCTCTAGTATGTACAGGTACAATTATTGGGCATCACCCGTTGGAGCAATAGGCCTAACAGCTTTAAGCAATAATAACGCAACCACAAACAACCCAAATAACACCGCTTACACTCTTAACTCACTAAAAGATGAAATGGGAATTAACTTCTCTTTTACTTCGAGTCACCACGAAATGGGTAAAATAAGCACCTATTGGTTATACACTTATATTAACGGGTTAACCTATTGGGATTGGGCGGTATTAGACACTAATACACCCATTGAGCCAGGGGTTGGCTATACCCAAAAAGGCACTGGAAATGCAGGCTTAGAACAACAATATACTTTTGAAGGGAAACCAAACAACGGCACCATTTTAATAAACGTAACCGATAAAGGAGGCCCAGGCTCGGAACCATCGGTTTCAAAAACCGAGTATCTTTTAGGAAACCCGTATCCATCAGCATTAGACATTCATAAATTTATAGATGATAATGCAGGTGTTATTGATGGCACCTTGCAGCTATGGCAACAATGGGCAGGAGATTCACATCAGCTCAGGGACTATGAAGGTGGTTATGCCCAAGTAAATAAAACAGGATCCATACGGGCCTACCAATTTGTGGGTATTGAAGGCGCAAACAATGGCTCTCAAGACGGCACCATAACGCCATCAAGATATTTGCCCGTTGGTCAAGGATTTATAACCGAAATTGTAGGCAACGGCCATGTGGAATTTAACAATTCGCAACGTGTTTTTATAAAAGAAGCAGATGCCGATGGTACTTATAACAACGGATCTTCATTTTTCAGAAATGGAAATGACAAAACAAAAAACAAAAACGTTTCAGCAAAAAATAATGAGCAAAATGAATTTAAAAAAATGCGATTGGAGCTAAACGCGGTATCGGGTCCTGCAACAAGGCGAGAGTTGCTGTTAGGGTTTAGCAACGAAACCACAGATGGATTCGATTATGGCTATGAAGCTGAATGTACTGATTCTAATAACAACGATTTAAATCTGAATTTTGAAGGTAAAAACATGAACATACAAGCGTATAGCGATATTACCAATGAGAAGGTAGTGGCTTTAAACTTTAAATCATCAGACACCAATACTTTTGAAATTAAAATGACGGAAACCGAAAACATCGATGAAACCCAAGAAATTTATCTAAGAGACAATTTAACTGGCACTTACTTCGATTTAACAGAAAATCAACCATACAGCTTTACATCAGAGCAAGGAAAGTTTAATAAGAGATTTGAAATCGTTTTTCAATCCGAACAAAAAAGCTTAAGCATTGAAGAAAGCAAGCATCATGAAAACTTTGTGTACTTTCAAAACAAAACAAACACTTTGTTTGCTAAAAAATTAAGTGCTGCGGTAAACAATTTAGCGGTAATTAGCATGAAAGGGCAAACGGTTTTCGAGCTTCAAAATGTTACTCAAACAACGTTAAACAATGGGCTAAAACTAGTCAATATGGCCACTGGAACTTATATAGTGTG
- a CDS encoding alpha/beta hydrolase, whose protein sequence is MKQPIIFLLAFFCITNTFDAQVKYETFESSKLGETRELKIQLPRGYNSNEDKNYPLFIVFDGDYLFEAVAGNVDYYSYWEDMPEAIVVGINQLEKRFDDCLYSEQNSLPIETGASFYEFIGMELIPYIEKTYRTENFRVAVGHGETANFINYFLLKQQPLFQGYMVISPELAPNMLDYIPEQLGKLESKIFYYLANTTNDSRSIKKMTAALNADISALDTKNIFYNFDSFESGSHYSVPAHAIPKALESIFYVFQPISKKEYKEVILELDGSPVEYLQEKYKMIKELFGIEKQILINDFKAISAAIEKHEDFEYYEALGKMARKEYPDTLLGNYYLARFYEETGEPKKAMRTYQSAYMLDEIAGVTKDLMIEKADLIKEDFGY, encoded by the coding sequence ATGAAACAACCAATCATTTTTTTATTAGCATTCTTCTGCATTACAAATACTTTTGATGCTCAAGTAAAATACGAAACTTTTGAGTCTTCAAAACTAGGCGAAACCCGCGAACTCAAAATACAACTCCCAAGAGGCTATAATTCAAATGAAGACAAAAACTACCCGTTGTTTATAGTTTTTGATGGCGATTATTTATTTGAAGCCGTTGCTGGAAACGTAGATTATTACTCGTATTGGGAGGATATGCCAGAGGCTATTGTAGTGGGCATCAATCAACTCGAAAAACGATTTGACGATTGTTTATATTCCGAGCAAAACTCGTTACCCATTGAAACCGGTGCCTCGTTTTACGAGTTTATTGGCATGGAACTTATTCCGTATATAGAAAAAACATACCGAACCGAAAACTTTAGAGTGGCTGTTGGGCACGGTGAAACGGCAAATTTTATCAATTATTTTCTTTTAAAACAGCAACCGTTGTTTCAAGGCTATATGGTTATCAGCCCAGAACTGGCACCAAATATGTTAGATTATATTCCGGAGCAATTGGGCAAATTAGAGTCCAAAATATTCTATTATTTGGCTAATACCACAAACGACTCGAGGTCGATAAAAAAAATGACCGCCGCTTTAAATGCCGATATTTCGGCCTTAGATACCAAAAACATTTTTTATAATTTCGATAGTTTTGAAAGTGGATCGCATTACTCTGTTCCGGCACATGCCATACCAAAGGCCTTAGAGAGCATCTTTTATGTGTTTCAGCCCATTAGCAAAAAAGAATATAAAGAAGTGATTTTGGAATTAGACGGCTCACCGGTAGAATATCTTCAAGAAAAATATAAAATGATTAAGGAGTTATTCGGCATTGAAAAACAGATTCTTATAAACGACTTTAAAGCCATTTCTGCAGCTATTGAAAAACATGAGGATTTCGAATATTATGAAGCCTTAGGAAAAATGGCCCGTAAAGAATACCCCGATACGTTATTAGGGAACTATTATTTGGCACGTTTTTACGAAGAAACAGGCGAGCCAAAAAAAGCAATGCGCACCTATCAATCGGCTTATATGCTAGATGAAATTGCAGGTGTCACCAAAGATTTAATGATTGAAAAAGCAGATTTAATTAAAGAAGATTTCGGCTATTAA
- the panD gene encoding aspartate 1-decarboxylase, with translation MQIQVVKSKIHRVKCTGAELNYIGSITIDEDLMEAANIIQGEKVQIVNNDNGERLETYCIPGPRNSGEITLNGAAARKVSVGDTLILITYAFMDIEEAKVFKPSLVFPDEATNLLK, from the coding sequence ATGCAAATTCAAGTAGTAAAATCTAAAATTCACAGAGTTAAATGCACGGGTGCAGAACTCAATTATATAGGCAGTATCACCATTGACGAAGATTTAATGGAAGCCGCCAACATTATACAGGGCGAAAAAGTCCAGATTGTAAATAACGATAACGGCGAGCGTTTAGAAACCTATTGTATTCCCGGACCGCGTAATAGTGGGGAAATCACTTTAAACGGAGCGGCCGCCAGAAAAGTATCGGTTGGCGACACCCTTATTTTAATCACTTATGCGTTTATGGATATTGAGGAAGCCAAAGTGTTTAAACCATCGCTTGTGTTTCCAGACGAAGCCACAAACTTGTTAAAGTAA
- a CDS encoding lysylphosphatidylglycerol synthase transmembrane domain-containing protein, whose product MNQKTKNILKTALPLLLGVFLVWFALSKVSVEELLVYAKNADYTYIILGMFLGLLSHLSRAYRWRFQLEPMGYNIKLGNSIMAVFVTYLINYTIPRAGEVARASLLTNYESVPFEKGFGTIVAERIADMIVMLGIITLTLFLEFDFIYNFLIEKFDPIKIVIALVGLIVLMLVFFRYIKRSHSKLALKIKAFVNGLIEGALSIFKMEKKWAFIFHTLFIWGMYVLMFYVTSFALEETSNIPLAAILIGFIAASFSIAATNGGIGSYPLAIYAAFSIFGIAEEPSIAFGWIMWASQTLMIIVFGGLSLLYLPIYNRRKSLNDK is encoded by the coding sequence TTGAATCAAAAGACAAAAAACATACTAAAAACTGCACTCCCATTATTATTGGGAGTTTTTTTAGTCTGGTTTGCGCTGTCTAAAGTTTCGGTTGAAGAATTACTGGTATACGCCAAAAATGCCGATTATACGTATATTATTTTAGGTATGTTTTTAGGACTTTTAAGTCATTTGTCCCGTGCCTACCGTTGGCGTTTTCAATTAGAACCCATGGGCTACAACATTAAATTGGGGAACAGCATTATGGCGGTTTTTGTTACCTATTTAATCAATTACACCATTCCCAGAGCCGGCGAAGTCGCTAGAGCATCATTGCTCACCAATTACGAAAGCGTACCTTTTGAAAAAGGTTTTGGTACCATCGTAGCCGAACGTATTGCCGATATGATTGTCATGTTGGGCATTATTACCCTAACGCTTTTTCTTGAGTTTGATTTTATCTATAATTTTTTAATTGAAAAATTCGACCCCATAAAGATTGTTATAGCATTGGTTGGACTCATTGTTTTAATGCTTGTTTTTTTCAGATATATAAAAAGAAGCCACTCTAAATTAGCATTGAAAATTAAAGCCTTTGTAAACGGACTAATTGAAGGCGCGTTAAGCATTTTCAAAATGGAAAAAAAATGGGCCTTTATTTTTCACACCTTGTTTATTTGGGGCATGTATGTACTTATGTTTTACGTTACTTCTTTTGCACTCGAAGAAACCAGTAATATCCCTTTAGCGGCCATATTAATTGGTTTTATTGCAGCCAGTTTTAGTATCGCGGCAACCAATGGTGGTATTGGTTCGTATCCGTTGGCTATATATGCGGCGTTTTCAATTTTCGGAATTGCCGAAGAGCCAAGTATTGCATTCGGGTGGATTATGTGGGCGTCTCAAACTCTAATGATTATTGTTTTTGGAGGCTTGTCGTTATTATATCTACCTATTTACAATAGAAGGAAATCGTTAAACGACAAATAG
- the radA gene encoding DNA repair protein RadA: MAKVKTTFFCQSCGNQFAKWQGQCTACKAWNTIVEEVIQKPEKSDWKSPTSTVKRTAVPLRINEIDTSKEARLDTFDAEFNRVLGGGMVPGSLTLLGGEPGIGKSTLLLQISLKLPYKTLYVSGEESQKQIKMRAERINPNNNNCYILTETKTQNIFKQIEALEPDIVIIDSIQTLHSDYIESSSGSISQIKECTTELIKFAKETATPVLLIGHITKDGNIAGPKILEHMVDTVLQFEGDRNHVFRILRANKNRFGSTNELGIYEMQGSGLREVSNPSEILISKKDEELSGNAIAATLEGMRPLMIEVQALVSTAVYGTPQRSATGFNAKRLNMLLAVLEKRAGFRLGAKDVFLNITGGITVDDPAIDLAVVAAILSSNEDEALQNNFCFAAEVGLSGEIRPVQRVEQRILEAEKLGFSTIFVSKYNKISLKNTQIKIQLISKIEDVVDILL, from the coding sequence ATGGCTAAAGTTAAAACTACTTTTTTCTGCCAAAGTTGCGGCAATCAATTTGCAAAATGGCAAGGACAATGTACAGCTTGTAAAGCTTGGAACACTATTGTTGAAGAAGTCATTCAAAAACCAGAAAAAAGCGATTGGAAATCGCCAACCTCAACGGTAAAACGAACTGCTGTTCCTTTACGCATTAACGAAATCGACACCTCTAAAGAAGCGCGACTGGATACGTTTGATGCCGAATTTAACCGTGTTCTTGGGGGCGGCATGGTTCCCGGCTCTTTAACGCTTTTAGGCGGCGAACCAGGAATTGGAAAAAGCACATTACTGCTTCAAATCTCATTAAAATTACCTTATAAAACCCTGTACGTTTCAGGTGAAGAAAGCCAGAAACAAATAAAAATGCGCGCCGAACGCATCAATCCAAACAACAATAATTGCTATATTTTAACCGAAACAAAAACTCAAAACATATTCAAACAAATCGAGGCTCTAGAGCCCGATATTGTTATTATCGATTCCATACAAACCTTACATAGCGATTATATCGAATCTTCATCGGGAAGCATTTCGCAAATAAAAGAATGCACCACCGAACTGATAAAGTTTGCAAAAGAAACAGCGACACCTGTTTTGTTAATCGGACACATTACCAAAGACGGCAACATTGCCGGCCCAAAAATATTGGAGCACATGGTTGATACCGTTTTACAATTTGAAGGCGACCGCAATCACGTGTTTAGAATTTTACGCGCCAATAAAAACCGTTTTGGTTCAACAAACGAATTGGGTATATACGAAATGCAAGGTTCTGGCTTGCGCGAAGTGTCCAACCCATCGGAAATTTTAATTTCTAAAAAAGACGAAGAACTTTCCGGAAATGCCATTGCCGCAACTTTAGAAGGCATGCGCCCGCTAATGATTGAAGTGCAAGCCCTGGTAAGTACAGCGGTTTACGGCACGCCACAACGGAGTGCCACGGGTTTTAATGCCAAACGATTAAACATGTTGTTGGCCGTTTTAGAAAAACGTGCGGGTTTCAGACTTGGTGCAAAAGATGTATTTTTAAATATTACAGGCGGCATTACCGTTGATGACCCTGCGATAGATTTAGCGGTTGTCGCTGCTATTTTATCATCAAATGAAGATGAAGCTTTACAAAACAATTTCTGTTTTGCTGCCGAGGTTGGTTTATCAGGAGAAATACGTCCCGTACAACGTGTGGAACAGCGTATTTTAGAAGCCGAAAAACTTGGATTTTCAACCATATTTGTATCAAAATACAATAAAATTTCACTTAAAAACACCCAAATCAAAATTCAATTGATTTCTAAAATTGAAGATGTAGTCGATATTTTATTATAG